From Novosphingobium sp. 9, the proteins below share one genomic window:
- a CDS encoding lytic transglycosylase domain-containing protein, translating into MSSEQRLSGSRYGAFVAEAVQRFDIAPSWIEAVMQAESAGLADAVSPVGARGLMQVMPATWRTLSARYRLGSDPFDPRANILAGAACLHEMFERYGSLVVALAAYNAGPARVDAWLAGTRALPEETSAYVAHVLAGIDNGDRLPARGGDLRSPDVLFAVADPVARPVRDRELLRASTSATGAPVNTDASPALVSGAPYWTEGLFVPAGWHDQP; encoded by the coding sequence GTGTCTTCCGAACAGCGGTTGAGCGGCTCACGCTATGGCGCTTTCGTGGCAGAAGCGGTGCAGCGCTTCGACATTGCGCCGTCATGGATAGAGGCCGTCATGCAGGCCGAAAGTGCGGGCCTCGCAGATGCCGTCTCGCCAGTCGGTGCGCGCGGTCTGATGCAGGTCATGCCGGCGACCTGGCGCACGCTTTCGGCGCGCTATCGGCTGGGAAGCGATCCCTTCGATCCGCGCGCCAACATTCTGGCCGGTGCAGCCTGCCTGCACGAGATGTTCGAGCGATATGGCAGTCTGGTGGTGGCTCTGGCCGCCTACAATGCAGGCCCTGCACGTGTCGATGCCTGGCTGGCGGGGACACGTGCGCTGCCCGAGGAAACCAGCGCCTACGTCGCGCATGTCCTTGCCGGGATCGACAACGGCGACAGGCTGCCGGCGCGGGGAGGAGACCTTCGGTCGCCCGATGTTCTGTTCGCCGTTGCCGATCCGGTCGCTCGCCCGGTGCGGGATCGAGAGCTCTTGCGCGCCTCCACGTCTGCGACAGGCGCTCCTGTAAACACCGATGCCTCGCCTGCTCTGGTGTCAGGGGCACCCTACTGGACCGAAGGGCTGTTCGTGCCTGCCGGTTGGCATGACCAGCCATGA
- a CDS encoding DUF3363 domain-containing protein has product MIKALPVRHRHNGSRAAPLGAHIAYLVREGVTRDGAEARLFDAHADTADAADFAARCQQDRHHFRFIISPEDAGEMEDLRAFTRDLMVQMQVDLETPLDWVAVDHWNTAHPHVHLLVRGVDAAGQDLVLSRDYIAHGLRSRAQDLVMAELGPRSEHAIEKALARDIAADRWTGLDAEIVRAAGERGEIDMRPGKTGPGDPRIRRLMIARLNYLEKGGLAQETAPGRWHLAEGAQGTLRDMGRRRDIIHTIARALADAGEERGLERYAIVHGAPRRPVVGRLLASGLHDELSGSVYAVIDGVDGQTHHVILPGAEAIDRPSDASGIVELHSAREGAGSRTGLRLVTRSDWDLARQVAAPGATWLDHRLIERGKGIADQGFGQDVRRAMDARCDHLVDLGLARRIGERVVFAKGLLERLRGDELEAVAREIATHSGHSWRDTRAGQSVAGTYRRRLALSSGRFAVIEGGLGFTLVPWSRDLDGLAGQRVTGLARPGGGIEWSLGRQRGLSR; this is encoded by the coding sequence GTGATCAAGGCGCTCCCGGTCCGCCATCGGCATAATGGATCGCGCGCCGCGCCGCTTGGTGCGCATATCGCCTATCTCGTTCGTGAGGGCGTCACGCGCGATGGCGCCGAGGCACGGCTGTTCGACGCGCACGCAGACACCGCCGATGCTGCGGATTTCGCGGCGCGATGCCAGCAGGATCGGCATCACTTCCGTTTCATTATCTCGCCCGAAGATGCGGGCGAGATGGAGGATCTGCGCGCCTTCACCCGCGATCTCATGGTCCAGATGCAGGTCGATCTTGAAACGCCGCTCGACTGGGTTGCGGTCGATCATTGGAACACCGCGCATCCGCATGTCCACCTGTTGGTGCGCGGGGTCGATGCTGCCGGTCAGGATCTGGTACTTTCTCGCGATTACATCGCGCATGGCCTGCGTTCGCGGGCGCAGGATCTGGTCATGGCCGAACTGGGGCCGCGATCCGAGCACGCGATCGAAAAGGCGCTGGCGCGCGATATCGCGGCGGATCGTTGGACCGGGCTGGATGCCGAGATCGTGCGGGCGGCTGGCGAGCGGGGCGAGATCGATATGCGCCCCGGCAAAACCGGCCCGGGCGATCCGCGCATCCGGCGCCTGATGATCGCGCGCCTGAACTATCTCGAGAAGGGCGGGCTTGCTCAGGAAACCGCCCCCGGGCGCTGGCATCTTGCCGAAGGCGCGCAAGGCACTCTGCGCGATATGGGAAGGCGGCGCGACATCATTCACACGATTGCCCGCGCACTTGCCGATGCCGGCGAAGAGCGCGGACTGGAGCGATATGCGATAGTCCACGGCGCGCCACGGCGACCGGTTGTCGGGCGGCTCCTTGCAAGCGGCCTGCACGATGAACTCTCCGGCAGCGTCTATGCGGTGATAGACGGCGTCGACGGGCAGACCCATCATGTCATCCTGCCCGGTGCCGAGGCCATCGATCGGCCGTCGGATGCGAGCGGCATTGTCGAACTGCACAGCGCGAGAGAAGGTGCGGGCAGCCGAACAGGTTTACGCCTCGTGACCCGCTCGGATTGGGATCTGGCACGTCAGGTCGCCGCACCCGGCGCGACGTGGCTCGATCACCGGCTGATCGAACGGGGCAAGGGTATCGCTGACCAGGGCTTCGGTCAGGACGTGCGGCGCGCCATGGATGCGCGCTGCGATCATCTTGTCGATCTGGGACTGGCGAGGCGCATCGGCGAACGGGTCGTCTTTGCCAAGGGGCTGCTCGAGAGGCTGCGCGGCGATGAACTCGAGGCGGTGGCGCGCGAAATTGCCACGCATTCGGGACACAGCTGGCGCGATACGCGCGCCGGGCAATCGGTCGCGGGGACATATCGTCGGCGTCTCGCGCTCAGCTCGGGGCGCTTTGCCGTGATCGAGGGTGGGTTGGGCTTCACTCTGGTGCCGTGGTCTCGCGATCTTGACGGGCTCGCAGGCCAGCGGGTCACGGGGCTGGCGAGGCCCGGTGGCGGTATCGAATGGTCGCTGGGGCGCCAGCGTGGCCTCAGCCGGTGA
- a CDS encoding conjugal transfer protein TraG, translating into MAATKILWCQIVAVFAIVLAALWSATQWTAAALSYQAQLGPPWFTLAHRPIYQPLAFFWWWFSFDAYAPRVFAIGAVIAASGGVAAIVVAMTMSVWRARERKVAETFGSARWASPPQVRRSGLRARRGVILGRLGRRYLRHDGPEHVLCFAPTRSGKGVGLVIPSLLTWPASAIVHDIKGENWQLTSGFRARYGRVLLFDPTNVASAPYNPLLEVRRGTWEVRDVQNIADILVDPDGRLEARNHWEKTAHSLLVGTILHVLHAGADKTLAGVAAFLSDPSRPIEQTLELMMETPHLGERGPHPVIAGAARELLNKSENERSGVLSTVMSFLGLYRDPVIAQVTHQCAWRIADLVEGPQPVTLYLVVPPSDIARTRPLIRLILNQIGRRLTETLDPVATRHRMLLMLDEFPALGRLDFFESALAFMAGYGIKAFLIAQSLNQIEKAYGPNNAILDNCHVRVAFATNDDRTAKRVSDALGTATEMRAMKNYAGHRLSPWLGHLMVSRSETARQLLTPGEVMQLADDEEIVMLAGARPVRAKKVRYFEDRRFAARILPPPRQASGDDWTGKGEAFLPTPPAKVSPVGGAPRRRSPSVTGDDGGMDEVAMKVPAKVRRAPSPKPSNEFSVTDDPPLGEESRKAVAKRQRKVARQASLDPDDKMQL; encoded by the coding sequence ATGGCTGCTACTAAGATTTTGTGGTGCCAGATTGTCGCCGTGTTCGCGATCGTGCTGGCCGCGCTGTGGTCTGCCACACAGTGGACGGCCGCTGCGCTCTCGTATCAGGCGCAGCTTGGGCCACCCTGGTTCACGTTGGCCCATCGCCCGATCTATCAACCGCTCGCGTTTTTCTGGTGGTGGTTTTCGTTCGACGCCTATGCGCCGCGTGTCTTTGCGATAGGTGCGGTCATTGCGGCCTCGGGCGGGGTGGCCGCAATTGTGGTTGCCATGACGATGTCGGTGTGGCGCGCGCGTGAACGCAAGGTCGCTGAAACTTTCGGGTCGGCGCGATGGGCATCACCGCCTCAGGTCCGCAGGTCCGGGCTGCGCGCACGCCGTGGTGTCATTCTGGGGCGACTGGGCCGCCGCTATCTGCGCCACGATGGTCCTGAACATGTTCTGTGCTTTGCCCCCACGCGAAGCGGCAAAGGTGTCGGGCTGGTCATTCCCTCCTTGTTGACCTGGCCTGCCTCGGCCATCGTTCACGATATCAAGGGCGAGAACTGGCAACTGACCTCGGGTTTCCGGGCGCGATATGGCCGGGTGCTGCTGTTTGATCCCACCAACGTTGCCTCTGCACCCTACAACCCGCTTCTCGAGGTCCGCCGCGGAACATGGGAGGTGCGCGATGTCCAGAATATCGCGGATATCCTGGTCGATCCCGATGGTCGGCTCGAGGCGCGCAATCATTGGGAAAAGACGGCGCATTCGCTGCTGGTGGGAACGATCCTGCACGTGTTGCACGCCGGGGCGGACAAGACGCTGGCCGGTGTCGCGGCATTCCTGTCCGATCCGTCGCGCCCCATCGAGCAGACGCTCGAACTGATGATGGAAACACCGCATCTGGGCGAGCGCGGTCCCCACCCGGTGATCGCTGGCGCGGCGCGCGAACTGCTCAACAAATCGGAAAACGAGCGCTCGGGTGTGCTCTCGACCGTGATGTCCTTTCTCGGGCTCTATCGCGACCCGGTCATTGCGCAGGTCACCCACCAGTGTGCGTGGCGCATTGCCGACCTTGTCGAGGGGCCGCAGCCCGTCACCTTGTATCTGGTGGTTCCGCCCAGCGATATCGCCCGGACCCGGCCTTTGATCCGTCTCATCCTCAACCAGATCGGGCGGCGGCTGACAGAAACGCTCGATCCCGTCGCGACGCGCCATCGCATGCTGCTCATGCTCGATGAATTTCCTGCGCTGGGCCGGCTCGACTTTTTCGAAAGCGCTCTCGCCTTCATGGCCGGCTACGGCATCAAGGCCTTCCTGATCGCCCAGTCGCTCAACCAGATAGAGAAGGCCTATGGGCCCAACAACGCAATCCTCGACAATTGCCATGTCCGCGTGGCTTTTGCGACCAACGACGATCGCACGGCCAAGCGCGTGTCCGATGCGCTGGGAACGGCAACCGAGATGCGGGCCATGAAGAACTATGCCGGCCATCGGTTGTCACCTTGGCTCGGACATCTGATGGTCTCGCGTTCGGAAACGGCACGACAGTTGCTGACGCCCGGCGAGGTTATGCAATTGGCTGACGATGAGGAAATCGTCATGCTGGCAGGCGCGCGTCCGGTACGCGCGAAAAAAGTGCGCTATTTCGAGGACCGGCGGTTTGCAGCGCGGATTCTACCACCGCCGCGTCAGGCCAGTGGCGATGACTGGACCGGCAAGGGGGAAGCCTTTTTGCCAACACCTCCTGCAAAGGTCTCGCCCGTTGGGGGGGCGCCACGGCGACGTTCTCCGTCGGTGACCGGCGACGATGGCGGGATGGATGAGGTGGCCATGAAGGTACCGGCGAAGGTACGCCGCGCCCCTTCACCCAAGCCGTCCAACGAGTTTTCGGTGACCGACGATCCTCCGCTGGGCGAAGAAAGCAGGAAAGCCGTCGCAAAGCGCCAGCGCAAGGTGGCGCGGCAGGCCTCGCTCGATCCCGATGACAAAATGCAGCTCTAG
- a CDS encoding CopG family transcriptional regulator gives MRVRLNVYFAPDLARQVSELAIRRRLSRSAIIEAAVASYMSPDGSDRLEAAFARRLDRLSRHVQRLERNAGLTTEALALFVRFWLSVTPPLPDEDQAAAQVKGRQRYEGFLETLARRYAAGRHLMNEIGEDFAADLKEDDGSDREQQAD, from the coding sequence ATGCGCGTTCGTCTCAACGTCTACTTTGCGCCGGACCTGGCCCGTCAGGTCAGCGAGCTTGCGATCAGGCGCCGGCTGTCGCGTTCGGCGATCATCGAGGCCGCCGTGGCATCCTACATGTCGCCAGACGGTTCGGATCGGCTCGAAGCCGCGTTCGCCCGCCGGCTCGATCGCCTGAGCCGGCACGTCCAGCGCCTCGAGCGCAACGCCGGGCTCACGACCGAGGCTCTGGCATTGTTCGTGCGTTTCTGGCTGTCGGTAACGCCGCCGCTGCCCGATGAGGATCAGGCCGCAGCACAGGTCAAGGGGCGTCAGCGCTATGAAGGTTTCCTTGAAACACTGGCGCGTCGTTATGCCGCCGGCCGCCATCTCATGAACGAGATCGGCGAGGATTTCGCGGCTGACCTGAAGGAGGATGACGGGTCTGACCGTGAGCAACAAGCCGATTAG
- the trbB gene encoding P-type conjugative transfer ATPase TrbB, whose amino-acid sequence MSASGLHRDTNARSARMLRTAMGDDIARWLSDPGVIEVMLNPDGRLWVDRLSSGMADSGAQLSAADGERIIRLIAHHVGVEVHAGAPRLSAELPEGGERFEGLLPPVVAAPAFAIRKPASIVFELEAYVAGGMMTPGAAVALRRAVAERCNILVAGGTGTGKTTLVNALLAEVARSADRIVLIEDTRELQCSSSNLVALRTRDGVAGLRDLVRSSLRLRPDRIPIGEVRGPEALDLLKAWGTGHPGGIGTIHAGSASGALHRLEQLILEAVVSVPRTLIAQTIDLVAVLVRDGHGRRLAELIRLDGLDPVTGDYRLVSLLAELDELP is encoded by the coding sequence ATGTCCGCTTCGGGCCTGCACCGCGATACGAATGCGCGCAGCGCACGCATGCTGCGCACTGCGATGGGCGACGACATCGCCCGATGGTTGTCCGATCCCGGTGTCATCGAGGTCATGCTCAATCCCGATGGGCGCCTGTGGGTCGATCGTCTGTCTTCGGGAATGGCTGACAGCGGCGCGCAGCTCAGTGCGGCCGATGGCGAGCGGATCATCCGGCTCATCGCGCACCATGTCGGGGTGGAAGTGCACGCAGGCGCGCCGCGTCTCTCCGCCGAACTGCCCGAAGGGGGCGAGCGCTTCGAAGGGCTGCTGCCACCTGTAGTGGCCGCACCGGCTTTCGCTATCCGTAAGCCCGCCAGCATCGTCTTCGAGCTCGAGGCCTATGTCGCGGGCGGCATGATGACGCCCGGCGCAGCAGTTGCGCTGCGCCGGGCTGTCGCCGAGCGCTGCAACATCCTGGTGGCCGGAGGGACAGGGACCGGCAAGACCACGCTCGTCAACGCGTTATTGGCCGAAGTCGCCCGATCGGCGGACCGCATCGTGCTTATCGAAGACACCCGCGAACTGCAGTGTAGCTCGTCCAATCTTGTGGCCCTGCGTACCCGGGATGGCGTTGCCGGATTACGCGATCTGGTTCGCTCCTCCTTGCGCCTTCGTCCCGACCGTATTCCCATTGGCGAAGTGCGTGGGCCCGAAGCGCTTGATCTGCTCAAGGCCTGGGGCACCGGACACCCGGGCGGTATCGGCACCATCCATGCCGGCAGTGCGTCAGGCGCGCTGCATCGCCTCGAGCAGTTGATCCTGGAGGCGGTGGTCTCGGTACCTCGCACGCTGATCGCCCAGACCATCGATCTGGTCGCGGTGCTGGTTCGTGACGGTCACGGCCGCCGCCTCGCCGAGCTCATCCGCCTCGACGGGCTCGATCCTGTCACCGGCGACTACCGCCTTGTCTCCCTTCTAGCCGAACTGGATGAACTGCCATGA
- a CDS encoding TrbC/VirB2 family protein, whose product MPFIRVRSGRVASALAIALIVTTPAYASGSSMPWETPLNSILESIEGPVAKIVAVMIIITTGLSLAFGDTSGGFRRLIQIVFGLSIAFAASSFFLSFFSFSGGALV is encoded by the coding sequence ATGCCCTTCATTCGTGTCCGCAGTGGCCGGGTCGCCAGCGCCCTCGCCATCGCTTTGATCGTCACCACGCCGGCCTATGCCAGCGGTTCCTCGATGCCGTGGGAAACCCCGCTCAACTCGATCCTCGAATCGATCGAGGGGCCCGTCGCCAAGATCGTCGCCGTCATGATCATCATCACCACCGGCCTCAGCCTAGCCTTCGGGGATACCTCGGGCGGTTTCCGGCGACTGATCCAGATCGTGTTCGGGCTCTCGATCGCCTTTGCAGCTTCGAGCTTCTTCCTCAGCTTCTTCAGCTTTTCCGGCGGGGCACTCGTCTGA
- a CDS encoding VirB3 family type IV secretion system protein: MAQPVELAGFHVPVYRALSEPILLGGAPRALAIVNGTLAGALGLGLRLWIVGLVVWALGHGLAVWSARRDPQFVDVARRHIRYPVWMGPC, encoded by the coding sequence ATGGCGCAGCCGGTCGAGCTCGCCGGGTTCCACGTCCCGGTCTACCGCGCGCTCAGCGAGCCGATCCTGCTGGGCGGTGCTCCGCGCGCGCTTGCCATCGTCAATGGCACCTTGGCGGGCGCCCTGGGGCTCGGTCTCAGGCTGTGGATCGTCGGTCTCGTGGTCTGGGCGTTGGGACATGGGCTGGCGGTATGGTCGGCCCGGCGTGATCCGCAGTTTGTCGATGTCGCGCGCCGACACATACGCTATCCGGTCTGGATGGGGCCATGCTGA
- the trbE gene encoding conjugal transfer protein TrbE, translating into MLSLAEYRGKADRLADFLPWAALVAPGIVLNKDGSFQRTARFRGPDLDSATPSELMAVTARLNGALRRLGSGWTLFVEAQRTQAQAYPHSRFPDPASALVDAERRAQFRETGRHFESAFFLTLVWLPPAEEAARVESWLYEGRSDHGHDAAEWLRAFIDRTERVLHLLDGFMPEAQWLDDGATLTYLHSCVSTRRQQVRVPETPIYLDALLADQGLAGGLEPRLGQAHLRTLTITGFPSATFPGLLDELNRQAFAYRWSTRAIMLDKTDATRLLTRIRRQWFAKRKSVAAILKEVMTNEQSVLLDSDAANKAADADQALQALGADHAGIAYVTATVTVWDENPSVAADRLRLVEKVIQSRDFTCSAEGLNALEAWFGSLPGHVYANVRVPPVSTLNLAHLIPLSAVWAGPAEDDHLAGPPLFFGKTHGATPFRFALHVGDVGHTMVVGPTGAGKSVLLALMALQFRRYDAAQVFAFDFGKSIRAATLAMGGEWQDLGIALDPGAVPDVAVLQPLARIDEPAERAWAADWLATLLQAEGIAQEPAIKEAVWSALGSLATAPVEERTLTGLAVLLSSQRLKQALAPYCLGGPWGRLLDGDVEHLASSMVQAFEIEGLVGTAAAAPVLTYLFHRLEQRLDGRPSLIIIDEGWLVLDSPAFAATLREWLKTLRKKNASVVFATQSLADIEASSIAPAVIESCPTRIFLPNERASEPQIAAIYQRFGLNDRQIEILGQAAPKRDYYCQSRRGNRLFELGLGDVALAFTATSAAQDQIRIDAILAKHGRTGFARAWLCACGLAWAADLIDDVDGHERVA; encoded by the coding sequence ATGCTGAGCCTTGCCGAATATCGCGGCAAGGCCGACCGGCTTGCCGATTTCCTGCCTTGGGCCGCTCTGGTGGCGCCTGGCATCGTGCTCAACAAGGATGGCTCGTTCCAGCGCACCGCCCGGTTTCGCGGGCCCGATCTCGATAGCGCGACCCCGTCCGAGCTGATGGCCGTGACCGCGCGCCTCAATGGTGCGCTGCGACGCCTGGGGTCAGGTTGGACACTGTTTGTCGAGGCCCAGCGGACACAGGCCCAGGCCTATCCCCACAGCCGCTTTCCCGATCCTGCCTCCGCGCTGGTCGATGCCGAACGTCGGGCACAGTTTCGCGAAACGGGCCGCCATTTCGAAAGTGCCTTCTTTCTGACCCTGGTCTGGCTGCCCCCTGCAGAGGAGGCCGCGCGGGTGGAAAGCTGGCTCTACGAAGGGCGCAGCGATCACGGCCATGATGCAGCAGAATGGCTTCGTGCCTTTATCGATCGCACCGAGCGCGTGCTGCATCTGCTCGATGGCTTCATGCCCGAGGCCCAATGGCTCGACGATGGCGCGACCCTTACATACCTGCACAGCTGCGTCTCGACACGGCGCCAGCAGGTCCGTGTCCCCGAGACACCGATCTATCTCGACGCGCTGCTGGCCGACCAGGGGCTTGCGGGCGGCCTCGAACCCCGGCTGGGGCAGGCGCACCTGCGGACGCTGACGATTACGGGTTTTCCCAGCGCCACGTTTCCCGGCCTTCTCGACGAACTCAACCGTCAGGCGTTCGCCTACCGCTGGTCGACCCGCGCGATCATGCTGGACAAGACCGATGCGACCAGGCTGCTCACCCGGATCCGTCGCCAGTGGTTTGCCAAGCGCAAGTCGGTGGCTGCGATCCTCAAGGAAGTGATGACCAACGAGCAGTCGGTACTGCTCGACAGTGATGCCGCGAACAAGGCCGCCGATGCCGACCAGGCGCTGCAGGCGCTGGGGGCAGACCATGCCGGCATCGCCTATGTCACCGCCACAGTGACAGTGTGGGACGAAAACCCGAGCGTTGCCGCCGATCGCCTGCGCCTTGTCGAGAAGGTGATCCAGAGCCGCGATTTCACGTGCAGCGCAGAAGGGCTCAATGCCCTCGAGGCCTGGTTCGGCTCGCTGCCCGGCCATGTCTATGCCAATGTCCGTGTGCCGCCTGTCAGCACACTTAACCTTGCGCATCTGATCCCGCTTTCGGCCGTCTGGGCCGGGCCGGCGGAGGATGATCATCTTGCAGGTCCGCCGCTGTTCTTCGGCAAGACCCATGGAGCCACGCCGTTCCGCTTCGCTCTTCACGTCGGCGATGTCGGGCACACGATGGTGGTAGGGCCCACCGGTGCCGGCAAGTCGGTGCTTCTGGCGCTGATGGCACTGCAGTTCCGGCGCTATGATGCTGCACAGGTCTTTGCCTTCGATTTTGGCAAGTCGATCCGGGCTGCGACCCTTGCGATGGGCGGGGAATGGCAGGACTTGGGCATCGCGCTCGATCCTGGCGCCGTACCCGATGTGGCGGTTCTCCAGCCGCTCGCACGTATCGACGAGCCGGCCGAACGGGCCTGGGCGGCGGACTGGCTCGCGACATTGCTCCAGGCCGAGGGCATTGCCCAAGAGCCTGCCATCAAGGAGGCGGTGTGGAGCGCGCTCGGATCGCTGGCGACGGCGCCGGTCGAGGAGCGGACCTTGACCGGTCTTGCGGTCTTGCTTTCCTCGCAGCGGCTCAAGCAGGCGCTCGCCCCTTATTGTCTGGGTGGTCCCTGGGGGCGCCTGCTCGATGGAGACGTCGAACACCTGGCAAGCTCGATGGTACAAGCGTTCGAGATCGAGGGGCTGGTCGGTACGGCGGCGGCTGCGCCGGTTCTCACCTATCTGTTCCATCGCCTCGAGCAGCGGCTCGATGGACGCCCCAGCCTGATCATCATCGATGAGGGCTGGCTCGTGCTCGACAGCCCGGCTTTCGCGGCGACCTTGCGCGAATGGCTCAAAACGCTTCGCAAGAAGAATGCCAGCGTGGTCTTTGCGACCCAGAGCCTTGCCGACATCGAAGCCTCGAGCATTGCACCGGCGGTCATCGAGAGCTGCCCCACCCGCATCTTCCTGCCCAACGAGCGCGCGAGCGAACCCCAGATCGCGGCGATCTATCAGCGCTTCGGGCTCAACGACCGCCAGATCGAGATCCTCGGGCAAGCGGCGCCCAAGCGCGATTACTACTGCCAGTCGCGACGGGGCAACCGGTTGTTCGAACTTGGGCTGGGCGATGTCGCGCTGGCCTTCACCGCAACTTCGGCGGCGCAAGATCAGATCCGCATCGATGCAATTCTCGCCAAACACGGGCGCACCGGGTTTGCCCGGGCGTGGCTGTGTGCCTGCGGTCTGGCATGGGCCGCCGACCTGATCGACGATGTCGATGGCCACGAGAGGGTGGCATGA
- the trbJ gene encoding P-type conjugative transfer protein TrbJ encodes MKIRVPASIIAGALALVSCCGRAQAFIVYDPTNYAQNVLQAARALEQINNQIRQIENQATSLVNEAKNLASLPETRLASLEQQLDRTRQLLLEAQRISYSVASIDSAFTQRYTGSALTGSASQMATNAQARWSDSVAAFQDSLKVGATLVGNLSDTRETVTGLVGASQSASGALQAAQVGNQLLALQSQQLADLAAAMAAQARAQALEAANASATQAEGAARFKRFRGE; translated from the coding sequence ATGAAGATCCGGGTGCCAGCCTCGATCATCGCCGGGGCCCTTGCGCTGGTGAGCTGTTGCGGGCGCGCCCAGGCGTTCATCGTCTATGATCCGACAAACTACGCCCAGAATGTCCTGCAGGCCGCGCGTGCGCTCGAACAGATCAACAACCAGATCCGCCAGATAGAGAATCAGGCGACCTCGCTGGTCAACGAGGCGAAGAACCTGGCGTCTCTGCCTGAGACCCGGTTGGCAAGTCTGGAGCAGCAGCTCGACCGGACACGACAGCTACTGCTCGAGGCACAACGGATTTCCTACAGTGTTGCCAGCATCGATAGTGCGTTCACGCAGCGCTATACAGGCTCGGCCCTGACCGGCAGCGCGAGCCAGATGGCGACGAATGCCCAGGCGCGCTGGAGCGACAGCGTTGCGGCTTTCCAGGATTCGCTGAAAGTCGGTGCGACCCTGGTCGGCAATCTGAGTGACACCCGCGAAACTGTGACCGGACTGGTCGGTGCCAGCCAGTCGGCCAGTGGCGCGCTCCAGGCGGCTCAGGTCGGTAATCAGCTGCTGGCGCTCCAGTCGCAGCAACTGGCTGATCTGGCCGCAGCGATGGCCGCGCAGGCTCGGGCCCAGGCTCTGGAGGCTGCCAATGCGAGTGCCACCCAGGCCGAAGGCGCCGCGCGCTTCAAGCGGTTCAGGGGAGAATGA
- the trbL gene encoding P-type conjugative transfer protein TrbL, protein MNDTSVIDTFLSVFSRYIDSGFGLLGGEVGFLSSSLIGIDLTLAALFWAWGSEEDVLQRLVRKTLYIGVFAWIIGNFGNLATILFDSFAGLGLKATGSSLALGDFLKPGTLASTGIDAAMPLLDATADLLGPVGLFTNIVEIAILLIGWLIVVLAFFVMAIQVFITIIEFKLVTLAGFVLLPFAFFGRTAFMAEKVLGHIVSSGIKLLVLAVITGIGTTLFSQFTSAGLGSEPTLQQVLALVLAALSLLGLAIFGPGIANGIVAGGPQLGAGAAAGTALAAGAAVGGAGAAVGLAGGAAAGLAGSGAAAAGGLSRAFAAGAAGRSGASAAVGGLSGVARQSAQAAGSPLRAAATHLAQRFAGGTPDAETESSASSTAGRAPRWAVAMKRGQTLSHGASVAAHTLKAGDSHGAGGAPDISDKS, encoded by the coding sequence ATGAACGATACGAGCGTCATCGATACCTTCCTCTCGGTCTTCAGCCGGTACATCGATAGCGGCTTTGGACTGCTGGGCGGGGAAGTCGGCTTTCTCTCCTCGAGCCTGATCGGGATCGATCTGACCCTTGCGGCACTGTTCTGGGCCTGGGGGAGCGAGGAGGACGTGCTCCAGCGCCTCGTGCGCAAAACGCTCTATATCGGCGTCTTCGCCTGGATCATCGGGAACTTCGGTAATCTGGCGACGATCCTGTTTGACAGTTTTGCAGGGCTGGGCCTCAAGGCAACCGGATCTTCCCTTGCGCTGGGTGATTTCCTGAAGCCGGGAACGCTCGCATCGACCGGGATCGATGCCGCGATGCCGCTGCTCGACGCGACCGCCGACCTGCTGGGACCGGTCGGTCTGTTCACCAATATCGTCGAGATCGCGATCCTGCTGATCGGCTGGCTGATCGTCGTTCTCGCGTTCTTCGTCATGGCCATCCAGGTCTTCATCACCATCATCGAGTTCAAGCTGGTGACGCTGGCCGGTTTCGTGCTGCTGCCCTTCGCGTTTTTCGGGCGCACGGCCTTCATGGCTGAAAAGGTGCTCGGACATATCGTATCCTCGGGCATCAAGCTCCTGGTCCTGGCCGTCATTACCGGGATCGGCACGACGCTCTTCAGCCAGTTCACCTCGGCCGGGCTCGGCAGCGAGCCGACCCTGCAACAGGTGCTGGCGCTTGTGCTGGCGGCGCTGAGCTTGCTGGGGCTTGCGATCTTCGGGCCCGGTATCGCCAACGGAATCGTCGCCGGAGGCCCCCAACTGGGCGCAGGGGCGGCTGCAGGAACCGCACTTGCCGCCGGGGCCGCCGTGGGTGGCGCAGGTGCTGCAGTGGGTCTCGCCGGCGGAGCTGCCGCCGGCCTTGCCGGTTCCGGCGCGGCCGCGGCGGGCGGGCTTTCTCGTGCCTTTGCCGCAGGAGCGGCAGGCAGGAGCGGGGCCAGTGCCGCGGTTGGAGGGCTTTCCGGTGTTGCCCGGCAAAGCGCACAGGCAGCAGGCTCTCCGCTGCGCGCGGCGGCCACCCATCTCGCGCAACGCTTCGCAGGCGGTACGCCCGATGCCGAAACCGAAAGCTCCGCCTCTTCGACAGCAGGCCGCGCACCGCGCTGGGCGGTCGCGATGAAACGAGGCCAGACCCTCAGTCATGGCGCCAGCGTTGCCGCTCACACGCTGAAGGCTGGCGACAGCCATGGTGCAGGCGGTGCGCCGGATATTTCCGACAAGAGCTGA